A genome region from Rhizobium favelukesii includes the following:
- a CDS encoding ABC transporter substrate-binding protein — MDIRRRQLNKLLALTGLTALVPLSSFAETSGATTGGTLNFIVEPEPPTILALAHTAGGTQKVSPKITEGLLTYDFGLAPKPQLATEWSISEDGLSYTFKLRPNVKWHDGKPFTSEDVAYSIELLKQVHPRGRGTFANVTKVDTPDPLTAVIRLSKPAPYLLSALYAAESPIVPKHVYGGVKIADVPTNQNGGAPIGTGPFVFKEWVRGSHIILERNPDYWDAGKPYLDRIVVRFVPDGAARAAGFETGEFDIGGDNPIPLSDLERVKALPNIGVDSRGYETKGDQTQLIFNLDNEYLKNVHVRRAIAHAIDLNVVLNTVWYGYGHVSPSPISTFLPRYLDASIKPYAYDLKAAEQLLDETGYKRGADGIRFSLRLTHNSYNEGFKRVAEYLKQNLTRIGIAATIESYDFSTYIKKVYTDRAFDVTAEYLGNQFDPTLGVQRIYWSKNFKLGLPFSNASHYANPEVDRLLEAASVETNEETRKQQFYAFQKIIADEVPVVNLIALENVTVFNKRVKNHTIGAEGVQSNFAEVYIKDGEG, encoded by the coding sequence ATGGACATTCGTAGACGCCAACTCAACAAGCTTCTTGCCTTGACGGGCCTGACCGCACTCGTGCCGCTCAGTAGTTTCGCAGAGACGTCAGGGGCAACAACGGGCGGCACTTTGAATTTCATTGTCGAGCCGGAGCCCCCCACGATCCTGGCGCTCGCTCACACTGCTGGCGGCACGCAGAAGGTCAGTCCGAAGATCACCGAGGGATTGCTGACCTATGATTTCGGTCTCGCGCCGAAGCCGCAGCTTGCAACCGAGTGGTCCATCAGCGAAGACGGATTGAGCTACACATTCAAGCTGCGCCCAAACGTGAAATGGCACGATGGCAAACCATTCACATCCGAGGATGTCGCCTATTCGATCGAGCTGCTGAAACAAGTACACCCACGCGGTCGTGGCACCTTCGCCAACGTAACAAAGGTCGACACGCCCGATCCGTTGACCGCGGTAATCCGGCTTTCCAAACCCGCGCCGTACCTTTTGAGCGCCCTCTATGCCGCGGAGTCGCCGATCGTACCCAAGCACGTCTATGGCGGCGTCAAGATTGCCGACGTACCAACCAACCAGAATGGCGGCGCGCCGATCGGCACCGGACCCTTCGTCTTCAAGGAATGGGTGCGTGGCTCCCACATTATCCTGGAGCGCAATCCGGACTATTGGGATGCCGGAAAGCCCTATCTCGACAGGATTGTCGTGCGCTTCGTACCGGATGGCGCAGCACGTGCGGCGGGCTTCGAGACCGGTGAATTCGATATCGGTGGTGACAATCCGATCCCACTGAGCGATCTCGAGCGCGTCAAGGCATTGCCTAATATTGGCGTCGATTCACGCGGCTATGAGACCAAGGGTGACCAGACCCAGCTGATCTTCAATCTCGACAACGAATACCTCAAAAATGTCCACGTCCGCCGAGCGATTGCCCATGCGATCGACCTCAATGTCGTCCTCAACACCGTGTGGTACGGCTACGGTCACGTCTCGCCGAGCCCAATCAGCACCTTCCTGCCGCGCTACCTCGATGCCTCGATCAAGCCTTACGCCTATGATCTGAAGGCGGCCGAACAGCTGCTTGACGAAACAGGCTACAAGCGCGGCGCCGATGGCATCCGTTTCAGCCTTCGGCTCACGCACAATTCCTACAATGAGGGCTTCAAGCGGGTCGCCGAGTATCTGAAGCAGAACCTGACCCGCATCGGCATTGCGGCGACGATCGAGTCCTATGATTTTTCGACCTATATCAAGAAGGTCTATACCGACCGCGCGTTCGACGTGACGGCCGAATATCTCGGCAACCAGTTCGATCCGACCCTCGGCGTGCAGCGCATCTACTGGTCGAAGAACTTCAAGCTCGGCCTGCCATTTTCGAACGCCAGCCACTACGCGAATCCAGAAGTGGACAGGCTGCTCGAAGCGGCCTCCGTCGAGACCAACGAGGAGACGCGCAAGCAGCAGTTCTATGCTTTCCAGAAAATCATTGCCGACGAGGTGCCGGTGGTAAACCTGATCGCGCTTGAGAATGTCACCGTTTTCAACAAGCGCGTGAAAAATCACACGATCGGGGCCGAGGGCGTGCAATCCAATTTCGCGGAAGTATACATCAAAGACGGCGAAGGCTGA
- a CDS encoding DUF3088 domain-containing protein: MSRDKLFLIAPGFSAPKRPGQTFVCPYCNAIEGLLASFPELASRIDVERVPFPRPRTRVIEALGEENQSLPVLVLSANAPPDAADWKGKRFVTKTGRILELLAERHGFPRLHD; encoded by the coding sequence ATGAGCCGCGACAAACTGTTTCTCATCGCACCCGGCTTCTCGGCCCCGAAGCGACCTGGCCAGACGTTCGTCTGCCCTTACTGCAATGCGATCGAAGGGTTGCTTGCAAGCTTCCCCGAGCTTGCATCCCGGATCGACGTGGAGAGAGTCCCCTTCCCTCGTCCGCGAACGCGCGTGATCGAGGCGCTGGGCGAAGAGAACCAGTCTTTGCCGGTGCTGGTTCTCTCCGCCAACGCGCCGCCCGATGCTGCCGATTGGAAAGGCAAGCGTTTCGTCACCAAGACCGGTCGCATTCTCGAGCTGCTTGCCGAGCGGCACGGTTTTCCACGACTTCACGACTGA
- a CDS encoding LLM class flavin-dependent oxidoreductase gives MARRKDKIKLGAFLLFTGHHVAAWRHPKASVGTEFEHYLELARLAEAAKFDTIFFADGVAARIKDVEAASRNAHNGVYPFEPVTLLSALSSVTRNIGLIATASTSYSDPYNLARQFSSLDRLSGGRAGWNLVTSSDPDAAYNFGHETQILHSDRYERAEEFADVVLGLWDSWEDDAFLRDRQSGRYFDPAKLHRLNHSGRHFKIRGPLNIPRSPQGRPVVVQAGASEPGKELAARTAEAIFAAQITLEEATGFYADVKARLAKYGRSHEDLKILPGIFPTVGRTQSEAQEKFESLQELIQPEVGLNLISQLSGVDLRDFPLDGPVPENPPSTNAGKSRQALVLDLARRENLSIRQLYLRIAGARGHWQVVGTPNEIADALEERFENYGADGFNIMAPIMPGGLADFIELVVPELRRRGLFRHEYEGATLRENLGLKRPENRLAANGGAVAAE, from the coding sequence GTGGCGAGACGCAAGGATAAGATCAAGCTCGGCGCTTTCCTGCTCTTTACCGGCCACCATGTCGCCGCATGGCGCCACCCGAAGGCATCGGTCGGCACCGAGTTTGAACACTATCTGGAACTGGCAAGGCTTGCCGAGGCTGCGAAGTTCGACACGATCTTCTTCGCAGATGGTGTTGCCGCACGCATCAAGGACGTCGAAGCGGCAAGCCGCAATGCCCATAACGGTGTCTATCCCTTCGAGCCGGTCACTCTGCTCTCGGCGCTGTCGTCGGTTACCCGCAACATCGGCCTGATCGCCACCGCCTCCACCAGCTACTCCGACCCCTATAATCTTGCTCGGCAATTTTCCTCACTCGACCGACTAAGCGGCGGCCGGGCCGGCTGGAACCTCGTGACATCCTCGGATCCGGATGCGGCCTACAATTTCGGCCACGAGACGCAGATCCTTCACTCCGATCGCTATGAGCGGGCCGAGGAATTTGCAGATGTCGTGCTCGGCCTTTGGGACAGCTGGGAAGACGACGCCTTCCTGCGCGACCGCCAAAGCGGCCGCTATTTCGATCCAGCCAAGCTGCATCGCCTCAATCACAGCGGCCGGCACTTCAAGATCCGTGGCCCGCTCAACATTCCCCGCTCGCCGCAGGGGCGACCTGTCGTCGTCCAGGCGGGTGCCTCCGAACCCGGCAAGGAGCTTGCAGCCCGAACAGCAGAAGCCATCTTTGCTGCCCAGATCACCTTGGAGGAAGCCACCGGCTTTTACGCCGACGTGAAGGCAAGGCTCGCGAAATACGGTCGATCGCACGAGGATCTGAAGATCCTGCCGGGTATTTTCCCGACCGTTGGTCGCACGCAATCGGAAGCGCAGGAAAAGTTCGAATCGCTTCAGGAGCTCATTCAGCCCGAGGTCGGGCTCAACCTGATTTCTCAGCTTTCCGGCGTCGATCTTCGCGACTTCCCGCTAGACGGGCCGGTGCCGGAAAATCCGCCTTCGACAAATGCCGGCAAGAGCCGGCAGGCGCTCGTTCTGGACCTCGCCCGCCGCGAGAACCTTTCGATCCGTCAGCTCTATCTGCGCATCGCCGGCGCGCGTGGTCACTGGCAGGTCGTCGGCACGCCAAACGAGATCGCCGATGCCTTGGAAGAGCGCTTCGAGAACTACGGCGCCGACGGGTTTAACATTATGGCGCCGATCATGCCGGGGGGACTTGCCGATTTCATCGAACTCGTCGTGCCGGAGCTACGGCGTCGCGGTCTCTTCCGCCACGAATACGAGGGGGCCACGCTGCGGGAAAACCTGGGCCTCAAACGTCCCGAGAACCGCCTTGCTGCCAACGGCGGCGCAGTCGCGGCTGAATAG
- a CDS encoding LLM class flavin-dependent oxidoreductase: MSGRQLHLNINILHSGFSPAAWRMEGSDPRASFDVNHYVRVAQIAERGTFDAVFLADQAAISDRVDFRPLTSLEPTIVLAMVAANTERIGLIATASTTYNEPYNIARRFATLDHASNGRAGWNMVTSADLAQSRNFGLEKPVAHASRYERASEFAAVVKALWDSWEEEAFIGDATTGRFVDAGRVHPIAHSGKHFSVHGPHNIPRPPQGHPVIVQAGGSDDGRELAAEHAEAVFSASQSFEESLDYVRDLRRRATLYGRPDNSILVLAGLATIIGSTEAEAKRRQDELRDLIPLEYSLARLAGVLQVDRRRLELDAPLPGDIPLPAEGGHTFFRATVALARREGLTVQGLIRALNGGTGHRTIVGTPKDIADDIETWFTAGAADGFNLMPDVLPHGLDVFVDEVVPILRRRGLFRHQYSGRTLRDHLGLARPDNPYAAAAE, encoded by the coding sequence ATGAGCGGACGACAGCTCCATCTCAATATCAATATCCTCCATTCCGGCTTCTCGCCCGCGGCGTGGCGAATGGAAGGCAGCGATCCGCGAGCGTCCTTCGACGTCAACCACTACGTCAGGGTCGCCCAGATTGCCGAACGCGGTACCTTCGACGCGGTTTTCCTTGCCGACCAGGCGGCGATCTCCGACCGGGTTGATTTCAGACCGTTGACGTCACTTGAACCGACCATCGTTCTGGCCATGGTCGCGGCCAACACGGAGCGGATAGGTCTGATCGCCACCGCCTCGACGACCTATAACGAGCCGTACAACATCGCCCGGCGTTTCGCGACGCTCGATCACGCCAGCAACGGGCGCGCCGGCTGGAACATGGTCACCAGCGCAGACCTGGCGCAAAGCCGAAACTTCGGCCTTGAAAAGCCTGTGGCCCACGCAAGCCGCTATGAGCGCGCCAGTGAATTCGCAGCCGTGGTCAAGGCGCTCTGGGACAGTTGGGAGGAAGAGGCCTTCATCGGCGACGCCACGACAGGCCGCTTCGTCGATGCCGGTCGGGTCCATCCGATCGCCCACAGCGGAAAGCACTTCTCAGTTCATGGACCGCACAACATTCCCCGCCCGCCTCAAGGTCACCCGGTTATCGTCCAGGCAGGCGGCTCAGATGATGGGCGGGAGCTTGCCGCCGAGCATGCCGAAGCCGTCTTCTCCGCTTCGCAATCCTTCGAGGAGTCGCTGGATTATGTGCGAGATCTTCGCCGGCGCGCTACCCTCTATGGCCGTCCAGACAACAGTATCCTGGTGCTGGCGGGCCTGGCCACGATCATCGGAAGCACTGAGGCAGAAGCCAAGCGCCGCCAGGACGAGTTGCGCGACCTGATCCCTCTTGAATACAGTCTTGCGCGGCTGGCAGGTGTGCTGCAGGTCGATCGCCGGAGGCTCGAACTCGACGCTCCGTTGCCAGGTGACATACCGCTGCCGGCCGAAGGCGGTCACACATTCTTCCGCGCAACCGTGGCGCTCGCACGGCGAGAGGGATTGACGGTTCAAGGTTTGATCCGTGCGCTCAACGGTGGCACCGGGCACCGTACGATTGTCGGCACGCCGAAGGATATCGCCGATGACATCGAAACCTGGTTTACCGCTGGTGCGGCGGACGGCTTCAATCTGATGCCGGACGTGTTGCCCCATGGGCTTGATGTCTTTGTCGACGAGGTGGTTCCGATCCTGCGTCGACGCGGGCTCTTCAGGCACCAATATAGCGGTCGGACACTGCGCGATCATCTCGGTCTTGCCCGTCCGGACAATCCCTATGCTGCGGCAGCAGAATGA
- a CDS encoding acyl-CoA dehydrogenase family protein produces the protein MTVKPTSFEPALPPALFEQDQTNPYLAKAIELREIFALDAAERDQQGGRPSDEIRRLKESDLVNLLIPTEFGGEGQPYSTALRIVREFAKVDGSLAHLFGYHFSPIQNAVTSGSDERSAAILRRSAEGRWFWGNTTNSFSKSLFGRKVEGGVLLNGDRPFASGSHVADYLMVAWEDEKTNARNVAYIPANRAGITIADDWDGIGQRQTGSGRVFYKDVTVRDDEILLERPKDPSALLIPQQQQSVLLNVFVGSAQGALIAAREYTVTTSRPWIYSGVERHSDDPWIKRQYGELWTKVQAATALADRAASAMDSAYAKGAALTAQERGATAIAVACANVLAGKVALEVTSEIFEVMGARSAVRPLGFDRFWRNVRIHTLHNPAEYKTRNVGAWFLTGDYPEPGIFQ, from the coding sequence ATGACCGTAAAGCCCACGAGCTTCGAACCAGCTCTGCCACCCGCTCTTTTCGAACAGGACCAGACCAATCCCTACCTTGCCAAGGCAATCGAACTGAGAGAGATCTTTGCGCTCGACGCCGCCGAGCGGGATCAACAGGGCGGGCGCCCGAGCGATGAGATCCGGCGTCTCAAGGAAAGCGATCTCGTCAATCTGCTCATTCCCACAGAGTTTGGCGGTGAGGGGCAACCCTATTCGACGGCGCTGCGCATCGTGCGCGAATTCGCCAAGGTCGACGGTTCGCTCGCTCATCTGTTCGGATATCATTTCAGTCCGATCCAGAACGCCGTGACGAGCGGGAGCGACGAACGATCCGCCGCGATCCTGCGACGGTCGGCTGAGGGTCGCTGGTTCTGGGGCAACACCACGAATAGCTTTTCCAAAAGCCTCTTTGGCAGAAAGGTCGAAGGTGGCGTCCTGCTTAATGGCGATCGGCCATTCGCCTCCGGCTCCCATGTCGCCGACTATCTGATGGTCGCCTGGGAAGACGAGAAGACGAACGCGCGAAACGTCGCCTATATTCCTGCCAACCGGGCCGGCATTACCATTGCCGACGACTGGGACGGCATCGGCCAGCGTCAGACGGGTAGCGGCCGCGTCTTCTACAAGGACGTAACAGTCAGGGATGACGAGATCCTCTTAGAACGCCCGAAGGATCCGAGCGCGCTTCTCATACCCCAGCAACAGCAGAGCGTTCTTCTCAACGTCTTCGTCGGCAGCGCGCAGGGTGCCCTGATCGCAGCGCGCGAATACACGGTCACGACGTCGCGCCCATGGATCTATTCCGGTGTCGAACGCCATTCAGACGATCCCTGGATCAAGCGGCAATACGGCGAATTATGGACAAAGGTGCAGGCTGCAACCGCATTGGCGGATAGGGCGGCATCGGCCATGGATTCCGCCTACGCCAAGGGCGCCGCATTGACAGCGCAAGAGCGCGGCGCAACGGCGATCGCGGTTGCTTGTGCCAACGTGCTGGCGGGCAAGGTAGCGCTCGAAGTCACCAGCGAGATCTTCGAGGTGATGGGTGCCCGGTCGGCTGTACGACCCCTTGGGTTCGACCGTTTTTGGCGCAACGTGCGTATCCACACTCTCCACAATCCTGCTGAATACAAGACCCGCAATGTCGGCGCCTGGTTTTTGACCGGCGACTATCCAGAGCCTGGTATCTTCCAATGA
- a CDS encoding ABC transporter ATP-binding protein: MNRPHLTVEHITRQFQIDGEPLVALDDINLDIAEGEFVTIVGASGCGKSTLLRLFAGLDVATSGTIRHAGEAVNEPSLDRGIVFQEPRLFPWLTVEKNVSLGLLNSRLPKAQKSELVRDHLELVGLSRFANVYPYQLSGGMAQRAGIARGLVSRPNVLLLDEPFGALDAITKAHLQDELEEIWAKENITMVMVTHDVEEAVYLGDRVVVMSPRPGRIREIIPVRLARPRRRTSSEIASARDRVLKSLHATGENTQSQAKGSKPSDDGGRTERTVALAR, translated from the coding sequence ATGAACCGGCCCCATCTTACAGTCGAGCATATCACCCGGCAGTTCCAAATCGACGGCGAGCCGCTTGTCGCACTTGACGATATCAACCTCGATATTGCCGAAGGCGAGTTCGTGACGATCGTCGGCGCCAGCGGTTGCGGAAAGTCGACGTTGCTGCGTCTTTTCGCCGGTCTGGATGTCGCGACATCGGGCACCATTCGCCATGCGGGCGAGGCAGTCAACGAGCCTAGCCTCGATCGCGGCATCGTCTTTCAGGAACCGCGCCTCTTTCCCTGGCTCACGGTCGAGAAGAATGTCTCCCTTGGCCTTTTGAACAGCAGACTGCCAAAGGCGCAAAAGTCGGAACTCGTGCGCGACCATCTGGAGCTGGTCGGGCTTTCCCGCTTTGCCAATGTCTACCCGTACCAGCTGTCGGGCGGCATGGCGCAGCGCGCCGGTATCGCCCGTGGCCTCGTCAGTCGGCCAAACGTCCTGTTGCTCGACGAGCCCTTCGGCGCGCTCGACGCCATCACCAAGGCGCATCTGCAGGACGAGCTGGAGGAGATCTGGGCCAAGGAAAACATCACCATGGTGATGGTCACGCATGACGTCGAAGAGGCGGTCTATCTCGGGGACCGCGTCGTCGTGATGTCACCGCGCCCAGGCCGCATCCGTGAAATCATACCGGTCAGGCTGGCGCGTCCGCGCCGCCGCACATCCAGCGAGATTGCCAGTGCGCGCGATCGCGTCCTGAAAAGCCTTCATGCGACGGGCGAGAACACGCAGTCCCAGGCCAAGGGGTCGAAGCCATCCGATGACGGCGGTCGCACCGAACGCACGGTTGCTCTGGCGAGGTAA
- a CDS encoding acyl-CoA dehydrogenase family protein has translation MPFETDVDDPLLAKATELRKAFHLDAVERDKQGGRPVEQIRLLKESSLPSAQIAREYGGQGASWLTILRIVREFAKTDGSLAHLFGYHHLPLNLILFRGSAAQKEKWLMGSAAGNWVWSNSGNAMSRTSSGEKTAMGWVINGSRPFSSGSHVADYIQISWENAEGARLTAAVPADREGIVIENDWDGIGQRQTGSGTVRFVNLQVHDDELISSPDVPLTPYSSLTSLLQQSVLLNVFIGSAQGMLEEGRAYTTRSSRPWIHSGVERHVDDPWIKRQYGDLYIRTLAATELADKAARSLDVAYAQGPSLSLADRGAAAIDIATANVYAGEVGLAVSSEVFELMGARSATNANGFDRFWRNVRTHTLHNPAEYKKRTVGTWLLTGEFPVPAIYR, from the coding sequence ATGCCGTTCGAAACAGACGTTGATGACCCACTCTTGGCGAAGGCTACTGAGCTTCGCAAAGCATTTCATCTCGATGCCGTCGAGAGAGACAAGCAGGGCGGTAGACCTGTCGAGCAGATCAGGCTCTTGAAGGAAAGCTCTCTTCCCTCCGCGCAGATCGCTAGGGAATATGGCGGCCAGGGTGCATCGTGGTTGACGATCCTGCGGATCGTCAGGGAGTTCGCCAAGACGGACGGCTCGCTCGCCCATCTTTTCGGCTATCACCATCTGCCGCTCAACCTCATCCTGTTTCGCGGTTCGGCCGCCCAGAAGGAAAAATGGCTGATGGGTTCCGCGGCGGGCAATTGGGTCTGGAGCAATTCCGGAAACGCCATGTCGAGGACATCATCGGGTGAAAAGACGGCAATGGGCTGGGTCATCAATGGCAGCCGGCCATTCTCCTCGGGCTCGCATGTCGCCGACTACATTCAGATCTCCTGGGAGAATGCCGAGGGCGCTCGGCTGACCGCTGCCGTGCCTGCCGATCGCGAAGGCATTGTCATCGAAAACGATTGGGATGGCATTGGCCAGAGGCAGACCGGAAGCGGTACGGTGCGTTTCGTCAATCTTCAGGTTCATGACGACGAGCTGATCAGCTCGCCTGATGTACCGCTGACGCCCTATTCCTCGCTCACGTCACTCCTCCAGCAGAGTGTTCTGCTCAATGTCTTCATCGGCAGCGCCCAGGGCATGCTGGAGGAGGGTCGCGCCTATACGACGAGGAGTTCGCGGCCTTGGATCCATTCAGGCGTAGAACGCCATGTCGACGATCCATGGATCAAGCGGCAGTACGGCGATCTCTATATCCGCACCTTGGCGGCAACGGAACTCGCGGACAAGGCGGCTCGCAGTCTCGACGTGGCTTACGCCCAGGGTCCCTCGCTGAGCCTCGCCGACCGTGGCGCAGCTGCAATCGATATTGCAACCGCCAACGTCTATGCCGGCGAAGTCGGCCTTGCCGTCTCGAGCGAGGTTTTCGAGCTGATGGGCGCGCGCTCGGCCACCAATGCCAACGGCTTCGATCGGTTTTGGCGCAATGTCAGGACCCATACGCTCCACAATCCCGCCGAGTACAAGAAACGCACCGTCGGCACCTGGCTGCTGACGGGCGAATTTCCCGTGCCGGCGATCTATCGCTGA
- a CDS encoding LysR substrate-binding domain-containing protein, with translation MSTLPNSRRKAIQPTLARLPPLTSLRTFVATARHLNFVRAAEELHVTSAAVGQQIRLLEDYLGQSLFNRVRGQLQLTPAGLALVPGLTDAFDAVLAAMAQFATSDHEQPIRVSVAPSFASKWLIPRLDALRRAAPGLQVLVDASTQLTNLDAGDADCVIRYGSGAYAGLVVDHLFSEAVLPVCSPEFADAHSLWDGPHAIDGVPLLHEEGPEHDQSCPDWSGWLRAAGLSCHASQGGFRLSQSSLVLDAALAGQGLGLGKIRLAEAEIRSGRLVSPFGVPQPVSSSYFFATTAHTARLMRVDLFREWLLAEARTLQTMDKIVARRIRPATDMIAAE, from the coding sequence ATGAGCACGCTTCCCAACTCCCGCCGGAAAGCAATCCAGCCCACACTTGCGCGGCTTCCGCCGTTGACGTCGCTACGCACCTTCGTGGCAACGGCAAGGCACTTGAATTTCGTTCGCGCTGCCGAAGAACTGCATGTCACGTCCGCCGCCGTCGGGCAGCAGATTCGCCTGTTGGAGGACTATCTCGGACAATCCCTGTTCAACCGTGTCCGCGGCCAGCTGCAACTGACGCCGGCCGGGCTGGCATTGGTGCCAGGATTGACGGATGCCTTTGATGCGGTGCTCGCCGCAATGGCCCAGTTCGCTACGAGCGATCACGAACAGCCGATCCGCGTCTCAGTGGCACCATCCTTTGCCAGCAAGTGGCTCATCCCGCGCCTCGATGCACTGCGGCGAGCGGCTCCCGGGCTGCAGGTCCTTGTCGACGCGTCGACTCAGCTGACTAATCTCGACGCGGGCGACGCTGATTGTGTTATTCGCTACGGAAGCGGTGCCTATGCTGGGCTCGTCGTCGACCATCTCTTTTCCGAGGCCGTCCTGCCAGTCTGCAGCCCGGAATTTGCCGATGCCCATTCGCTATGGGACGGGCCGCATGCAATTGACGGTGTGCCGCTGTTGCACGAGGAGGGGCCAGAGCATGATCAATCCTGCCCGGACTGGAGCGGATGGCTGCGTGCGGCCGGGCTCTCCTGCCATGCCTCGCAAGGTGGTTTCCGGCTGAGCCAATCCTCTCTGGTACTCGATGCGGCGCTGGCCGGGCAGGGACTGGGGCTCGGGAAGATCAGGCTTGCGGAAGCCGAGATCCGGTCCGGACGGCTGGTCAGCCCTTTCGGCGTGCCCCAGCCTGTCAGTTCCTCCTACTTCTTTGCGACCACTGCGCATACGGCGCGGCTGATGCGCGTCGATCTGTTTCGCGAGTGGCTGCTGGCCGAGGCGCGCACCTTGCAGACAATGGACAAGATCGTCGCACGCCGTATTCGCCCGGCAACGGACATGATTGCCGCCGAGTAA
- a CDS encoding NADPH-dependent oxidoreductase, which yields MTPTLATKADDADRLAALAAERYRNAQQLGGDWNETLETILSHCSVRSYLPKPVPHMAVELAVAAAQSAPSSSNLQAWSVVAVEDTERRSRLNAIAGNQRQIAQAPLLLVWLADLARPREIAEDGGSTADGLDYIESFLLGVIDAALAAQNAVVALESLGLGTCYIGAIRNDPEGVARELALPHGVFPVFGLTVGFHDPAQPAAVKPRLPQSTVLYREQYTKERRTQDLAAYNKVLRSFQAEQAMPSVDWTDQVSHRIGTLEALKGRHVLAAAARRLGFQLK from the coding sequence ATGACGCCAACCCTTGCGACAAAGGCTGACGACGCTGATCGGCTGGCGGCACTTGCCGCCGAGCGCTACCGAAACGCGCAGCAGCTTGGGGGCGATTGGAACGAGACCCTGGAGACCATTCTCTCCCATTGCAGCGTACGCAGCTATCTGCCAAAACCGGTTCCGCACATGGCAGTGGAGCTTGCCGTTGCCGCGGCCCAGTCGGCGCCGAGTTCGTCCAATCTGCAGGCGTGGAGCGTGGTGGCCGTAGAAGATACCGAACGCCGAAGCCGGCTTAACGCTATTGCCGGAAATCAGCGCCAGATTGCGCAGGCACCGCTTCTCCTCGTCTGGCTGGCCGACCTTGCCCGGCCTCGCGAGATCGCTGAAGACGGCGGATCGACCGCCGATGGGCTCGACTACATCGAGAGCTTTCTGCTTGGCGTGATCGACGCCGCACTTGCCGCCCAGAACGCCGTCGTTGCGCTTGAATCATTGGGCCTTGGAACCTGCTACATCGGTGCCATCCGCAACGACCCGGAAGGCGTCGCGCGCGAGCTTGCATTACCCCACGGGGTCTTCCCAGTCTTCGGCTTGACGGTAGGCTTTCACGATCCGGCCCAGCCCGCCGCAGTCAAGCCGCGGCTACCGCAATCGACTGTCCTGTACCGCGAGCAATATACCAAGGAAAGACGCACCCAGGATCTTGCCGCCTATAACAAGGTGCTCAGAAGCTTCCAGGCCGAACAAGCCATGCCATCAGTCGACTGGACAGATCAGGTCAGCCACCGCATCGGTACGCTCGAAGCGTTGAAGGGCCGGCACGTACTTGCTGCTGCAGCGCGCAGACTGGGTTTCCAGCTGAAATAG
- a CDS encoding LLM class flavin-dependent oxidoreductase: MSTAQRQLKLGAFLYPTGHHVAAWRHPEAQADAGSNIAHYIELAQLAEAAKFDLIFMADGVGTRGTDIDALSRTAVRYVAQFEPITLLSALATVTKDIGFVATASTSYNEPYHIARKFASLDHISGGRAGWNLVTSSSEHEAHNFGRDEHYAHAERYERAPHLPVGLRDFVELVLPELRRRGLFRTEYQGRTLRENLGLSVPQHPARLQAAAE; this comes from the coding sequence ATGAGTACCGCGCAACGACAGCTCAAACTTGGCGCCTTCCTGTATCCGACAGGCCATCATGTGGCTGCCTGGCGGCATCCGGAGGCACAAGCGGATGCCGGTTCCAACATCGCTCACTATATCGAGCTTGCGCAACTCGCCGAAGCGGCAAAATTCGATCTCATCTTCATGGCGGACGGCGTCGGCACTCGCGGTACCGACATCGACGCTCTGAGCAGGACCGCGGTACGCTACGTGGCGCAGTTCGAGCCGATTACGCTACTCTCGGCTCTCGCCACGGTGACAAAAGACATAGGCTTCGTCGCCACAGCGTCCACCTCCTACAACGAGCCCTACCATATCGCCCGGAAATTTGCCTCGCTCGACCACATCAGCGGCGGACGCGCGGGCTGGAATCTGGTTACCTCCTCCAGCGAGCACGAGGCGCATAACTTCGGCCGTGATGAACACTATGCGCATGCGGAGCGATACGAGCGCGCGCCACACCTGCCGGTCGGACTGCGAGACTTTGTTGAACTGGTGCTGCCCGAACTGCGGCGGCGTGGTCTGTTTCGCACTGAATACCAGGGCAGGACCCTGCGAGAGAATCTCGGGCTCAGCGTACCTCAACATCCGGCGCGCCTTCAGGCCGCGGCAGAGTAG